The Pedobacter roseus genome contains a region encoding:
- a CDS encoding TlpA family protein disulfide reductase — protein sequence MKKTIFFIDRALPCLFLWVKKPTYLGTEELINRPKQILTFLFCILVLVSNAQQTAKKLSVGDKIPADFWTKKHEIYSQGKTEQEDLSKFKGRLVILDFWATWCAPCVAMMPNMENLQQEFDSRIQIVPVTYQDEQTITSWLPLQEKRIGMKFRLPKLVNDKDLSSMFPYKSIPHYVWIDRDGTVKAITSYEDVTSKNIDAILNDLGQKMENKNDVMLNFDRDKPLLIDGNGGKSEHLIYHSLLTSYIPGIHPGLNRKWDYPYGTKVLLRNLSIPQLFAASYPSFGLKNTIYNLSDSNLYIMPKGLQAYRWLEKYAYCYETVIPNELGANYEEAIRKDLHQMFPNYYTEIKKKRIKCLALVKTIKKNNLLKSKGGESIQGFNPFGFKLQNSTLDFLIMNLDFKYMQNEPKIIDRTGITYPIDLDIQADLKDVTSLNAALKTFGLALEERYERIDVLVIYDRNGGADRLRDLQRDEKK from the coding sequence ATGAAAAAAACGATATTTTTTATCGATAGGGCATTGCCATGCCTTTTTTTATGGGTAAAGAAACCAACTTACCTAGGAACTGAAGAGCTTATTAACAGACCAAAACAAATACTTACCTTTCTGTTTTGCATACTTGTATTGGTATCCAATGCTCAACAAACCGCTAAAAAGTTATCTGTAGGAGATAAGATACCTGCAGATTTCTGGACGAAAAAACATGAGATATATTCTCAGGGAAAAACCGAGCAGGAAGATCTATCAAAATTCAAAGGAAGACTTGTCATTCTAGATTTTTGGGCGACATGGTGCGCCCCTTGCGTGGCAATGATGCCGAATATGGAAAACTTACAGCAAGAATTTGACTCACGGATTCAAATTGTACCTGTGACATATCAGGATGAACAGACTATCACATCATGGCTTCCCTTACAAGAAAAAAGAATAGGCATGAAATTCAGATTGCCAAAACTTGTAAACGACAAAGATCTCTCATCAATGTTCCCATATAAATCGATTCCCCATTATGTTTGGATAGACCGCGACGGAACCGTAAAGGCAATTACCAGCTATGAGGATGTAACCTCTAAAAATATTGACGCGATATTAAACGACCTCGGGCAGAAGATGGAAAACAAAAACGACGTAATGTTGAATTTTGACCGGGATAAGCCACTATTAATCGACGGAAATGGTGGTAAGAGTGAACACCTGATATACCATAGCCTCTTAACCTCATATATTCCTGGTATCCACCCAGGGTTGAACAGGAAATGGGATTATCCTTATGGAACAAAAGTACTATTAAGGAATTTATCCATCCCTCAACTATTTGCGGCCTCTTATCCTTCTTTTGGTCTAAAAAATACAATATACAATTTATCTGACTCCAACTTGTACATCATGCCAAAAGGTTTGCAGGCATATAGATGGCTAGAAAAATATGCCTATTGCTACGAAACAGTAATTCCAAATGAGCTGGGCGCAAATTATGAGGAAGCCATACGAAAGGATTTACATCAAATGTTTCCCAATTACTATACGGAAATAAAAAAAAAGCGGATCAAGTGCTTGGCCCTTGTTAAAACCATTAAAAAAAATAATCTGCTGAAAAGTAAAGGTGGTGAAAGTATCCAGGGATTCAATCCCTTTGGTTTCAAACTGCAAAATAGCACACTTGACTTCCTAATAATGAATTTGGATTTCAAGTATATGCAAAATGAGCCTAAGATTATTGATAGGACAGGAATTACATATCCAATCGACTTAGATATACAGGCTGATTTGAAGGATGTCACTTCGCTTAATGCCGCGCTAAAGACTTTTGGGTTAGCGCTTGAAGAGCGGTATGAAAGGATAGATGTTCTTGTCATTTATGACAGGAACGGGGGAGCTGATAGATTAAGGGATTTACAACGGGACGAGAAAAAATAA
- a CDS encoding helix-turn-helix domain-containing protein, with product MVATDDELFFVEISHLDFLLIERVKALRIANKMTQLQLTQKMKLADGFVSKVETYTERAKYSIRHIHLLASALNCTIQDILPLEQPQYDMVRLTLKRTNKINKDGSISQKKTTEVIKIEPKEESQR from the coding sequence ATGGTAGCCACAGATGACGAGTTATTTTTTGTTGAAATCTCACACTTAGATTTCCTATTAATTGAAAGAGTTAAAGCTTTAAGGATAGCTAATAAAATGACTCAACTTCAATTAACACAAAAGATGAAATTAGCTGATGGATTTGTTTCAAAAGTTGAGACATATACCGAACGAGCCAAATACAGCATAAGACACATTCACTTGTTAGCTAGCGCTCTCAATTGCACGATTCAAGATATCCTCCCTTTAGAGCAACCGCAATATGATATGGTCAGGTTAACTCTAAAAAGGACGAACAAAATTAACAAAGACGGTTCCATCTCCCAGAAGAAAACAACTGAGGTAATAAAAATCGAACCAAAAGAAGAATCACAACGTTAA
- a CDS encoding class I SAM-dependent DNA methyltransferase, translating into MYLVNKLWGFCNKLRHDGVDPADYIEQLTYLLFLKMAKEKGVIVPEGYDWPSLVLKTDGDVIAHLESIFTKLNLEPGILGEIFAEPVSRVKNPKILKELIKEINNINWSEFDGDIVGLAFEELIGKVANEGKKGAGQYFTPRPLIQAIVNVVKPNPFESKKFKIGDVAVGTAGFLIVAYEWLKENIDIEKLSLSDKNRLVNQTYFGQELVQRPRRLALMNMFLHGINANIALGDTIYGPQDNNTFSCILSNPLLEIRVRIKSQIEISL; encoded by the coding sequence ATGTATTTAGTAAATAAGCTTTGGGGGTTTTGTAACAAGTTACGGCATGATGGGGTAGATCCAGCGGATTATATTGAACAATTAACCTACCTTTTGTTCCTTAAAATGGCAAAAGAGAAAGGTGTTATAGTTCCAGAAGGCTACGATTGGCCATCATTAGTCCTAAAAACTGATGGTGATGTAATAGCACACCTAGAGAGTATTTTTACAAAATTAAATCTTGAACCAGGTATTTTAGGAGAAATTTTCGCTGAACCTGTGTCACGGGTTAAAAATCCAAAAATATTAAAAGAGCTTATCAAAGAAATTAACAATATTAACTGGAGTGAATTCGACGGTGATATTGTTGGGCTCGCATTTGAAGAATTAATTGGAAAAGTAGCAAATGAGGGTAAAAAAGGTGCAGGGCAATACTTCACACCTAGACCTCTAATTCAAGCTATCGTAAACGTAGTCAAACCAAATCCGTTTGAAAGTAAAAAATTTAAGATAGGTGATGTTGCGGTCGGAACGGCTGGATTTTTGATTGTAGCATATGAATGGCTTAAAGAAAACATCGACATTGAAAAATTAAGTCTCTCTGATAAAAATAGGTTGGTTAATCAAACATACTTTGGGCAGGAATTGGTACAAAGACCGAGGAGATTAGCGTTGATGAACATGTTTTTACATGGGATAAATGCGAACATTGCACTAGGTGATACAATTTATGGACCGCAAGATAACAATACTTTTTCTTGCATTTTGTCTAATCCCCTTTTGGAAATAAGGGTGCGAATCAAATCCCAGATAGAAATTTCCCTGTAA
- a CDS encoding SAM-dependent methyltransferase → MQPNGRAAIVLPDSCLSSEAAKKIWAFYLDPTKKSSTQCNLHTILKLPDGVFAAYANGVKACVIFLQKGTKTDSVWLYDMRKNIKKFTTKSNPLRIEHFSDFQQSFGSDPNGKNQRIETERFKPHPIEEIVARKYDISFVEMSQPKTYQMPNEIIDKMIADYKMKIIALESLKDNLTSR, encoded by the coding sequence TTGCAACCAAATGGTAGGGCCGCAATCGTGTTACCAGATAGTTGCCTGTCCAGTGAAGCGGCAAAGAAAATTTGGGCTTTTTATTTAGATCCTACTAAGAAATCCAGCACACAATGTAATTTGCATACAATTTTGAAACTTCCTGATGGAGTTTTCGCTGCATATGCAAACGGTGTTAAAGCATGTGTGATCTTTCTTCAAAAAGGAACAAAAACAGATAGTGTTTGGCTTTACGATATGAGAAAAAACATTAAAAAGTTCACTACAAAAAGTAATCCTTTGAGAATAGAACATTTTAGTGATTTTCAACAATCTTTTGGATCTGATCCTAATGGAAAAAACCAACGAATTGAAACGGAACGTTTTAAACCACATCCTATTGAAGAGATTGTAGCTCGTAAATATGACATATCTTTTGTTGAAATGTCACAGCCTAAGACTTATCAGATGCCCAACGAAATAATCGATAAAATGATAGCTGATTACAAAATGAAAATAATAGCTTTAGAGTCATTAAAAGATAACTTAACTTCGCGATGA
- a CDS encoding LytR/AlgR family response regulator transcription factor — MEQLRCVVIDDEKHSISILSDYIETNPNLTLVKTYVDPLVALSEISIKDKIDFIFLDIDMPDITGIELAKKLVNRARFIVFTTAFTKYAVEAFEVDASRYLVKPISKPKFIKTVWDILESETKKIEKSKQSGRKFFFVSIGDRGQRLKIKKSKILFFESEKNYINIVTEETKYMVYLTMKEVEKDFWGTLFYRVHRSFFVNAEKVEKVIGNTLKMGAYIVPMGNSYKDSFNEFLERKTLRSGR; from the coding sequence ATGGAACAATTACGTTGCGTCGTTATCGACGATGAAAAACATTCTATTTCTATCTTATCAGATTATATAGAAACAAATCCAAATCTTACTTTAGTCAAGACCTATGTAGATCCTCTGGTAGCCCTATCTGAAATTAGCATAAAGGATAAGATCGACTTTATCTTTTTAGATATAGACATGCCTGATATTACTGGTATTGAACTTGCAAAAAAACTGGTAAATAGAGCTAGGTTTATAGTATTTACTACGGCATTTACCAAATATGCAGTAGAAGCTTTTGAGGTGGATGCATCCCGTTATTTAGTCAAGCCCATATCTAAACCCAAGTTCATAAAAACTGTCTGGGACATCCTTGAATCTGAAACAAAAAAAATAGAAAAATCTAAACAATCAGGAAGGAAATTTTTCTTCGTAAGTATTGGCGACAGGGGGCAGCGGCTGAAAATTAAAAAATCCAAAATTCTGTTTTTTGAAAGCGAAAAGAATTATATCAATATCGTCACAGAAGAAACTAAATACATGGTTTATCTGACAATGAAGGAGGTAGAAAAAGATTTCTGGGGAACACTTTTTTATAGGGTACATCGATCATTTTTTGTCAATGCAGAGAAAGTGGAGAAAGTCATTGGAAATACGCTAAAAATGGGCGCATATATTGTTCCAATGGGCAATAGTTATAAAGATAGCTTTAATGAATTTTTAGAACGAAAAACCTTAAGATCCGGCCGGTAA
- a CDS encoding sensor histidine kinase, which translates to MTKKIFEWSKTQRIHLIGWSLFIFFEITLIGLAAGAFGKPLNYLLHYVLNIILFYTNAHLVLAKSFKKTNSWTRVCFLMLIQIGLYIFLRSILNYILSDSSKEFNVVTIVENYRSFFQSLWRGLFFIGLSCFYYLFIEYKEERTKREKAEKQEYLNNIRTKEMENELNVAQYEYLRAQINPHLLFNTLSFLYDSVRKFNEDAGQAVLNLADLMRFSLETRESPEEFPRLEEEINQIHNLISLNKIRKNQHQYIDLSFSEEVKNFRFIPLVIITLMENMLKHGNLKKPDQPGSLNINLSDGELSIKTTNLINTKIHQSGFNKGMENIRKRLSLAYSDKFTFSYEKRDEIHYDVTLVLRLYNLPNTNL; encoded by the coding sequence ATGACAAAGAAAATTTTTGAGTGGTCAAAAACCCAGAGAATCCATCTAATTGGATGGTCGCTTTTTATCTTTTTTGAAATAACGCTTATAGGTCTTGCGGCAGGAGCATTTGGCAAACCATTAAATTATTTGCTCCACTATGTTTTAAACATCATCCTCTTTTATACAAATGCACATTTGGTTCTGGCCAAAAGCTTTAAGAAAACAAATTCGTGGACAAGGGTATGTTTTTTGATGCTGATCCAGATAGGTTTATATATATTTTTAAGATCCATCCTTAATTATATTTTATCCGATTCTAGTAAGGAGTTTAATGTAGTTACCATTGTTGAAAATTATAGAAGCTTCTTCCAATCGTTATGGAGAGGACTGTTCTTTATTGGCCTTTCATGCTTTTACTATTTATTTATAGAATATAAGGAAGAGCGAACCAAACGTGAGAAGGCAGAAAAGCAAGAATACTTAAATAATATTCGAACGAAGGAAATGGAGAACGAATTGAATGTTGCTCAATACGAATATCTGAGGGCTCAGATTAACCCGCACCTTTTGTTCAATACATTGAGTTTTTTATATGATAGTGTGCGAAAGTTCAACGAGGATGCAGGCCAGGCAGTACTCAATTTGGCTGACCTGATGAGATTTAGTCTGGAAACACGTGAATCCCCAGAAGAATTTCCGAGGTTAGAGGAAGAGATTAATCAAATTCACAATTTAATTTCACTCAACAAGATCAGGAAGAATCAGCATCAGTACATTGATCTTTCATTTTCCGAGGAGGTGAAAAATTTTCGCTTCATTCCATTAGTTATAATAACATTAATGGAAAATATGCTCAAACATGGAAATTTGAAAAAGCCTGACCAGCCCGGATCACTAAATATTAATTTAAGCGACGGAGAACTGTCAATAAAAACCACGAATCTCATAAATACTAAAATCCACCAATCAGGTTTTAATAAGGGGATGGAGAATATTAGAAAAAGGCTTAGTTTAGCATATAGTGATAAGTTCACTTTTTCGTATGAGAAACGGGATGAAATACATTATGATGTAACGTTAGTTTTAAGGCTCTATAATTTGCCGAATACAAATCTTTGA